The nucleotide window cacacaaatacataaatacctATAAATTAAGTGCAATTTGCAGAAGCATTTTCCTCCAACATATGAATACAATAACCTACAAAGTCTAAGTTGCTGGAaaagttttacatatacaaaatggACAAAATCACCATGTTGTGTAACACAGGTGTAATAACACACTAGGCCTTGTTTACCAAGTGTTTGATATACGAGCTGCCCATGGTGCCTTCATTGTGGGTTTGAATACAATTGGTTGCTTAGGGACAACACAAACCGTTTATATGTGTTGAAAGGACAATCTCATAGTAGACGGTTCCTTTCTTTGGAAGGCCGTTCCCAAGCAGTTATTCCAGTTCCATTCATACCGAATGAAGCCATTACACCCAAGATGGAATGATGTCTACATAAAATTGAGGCAGCCCATGTCATAGTTGCAACATTAAGTACATCACTAGCTCCTAGTGACTTTATAAGCTTATAAAAGTAAGACGGCTGAGGAATCAGCCACCACCTAACTCCACCAGAAGTAAAAATGCCTCACTGAAGTACGATACAAGATTGCCCAAAAGGTAGAAAAGACCATCGCCCATATACAATTAAAGCAATTGGGGGCATACTAATCCCTGGAAGTTGGCAGTAGAATGGAATATTTGGCAGACGATAGAAGAAGAACTTCTACTAAAACCAGTTTTGAAGACCATGTCACCTTATTGACCATTTGCTGGCTCTCCAAGATGCATGGGATGGCAACCATGGGGGAGAAGAAGAATAACTATGCAAGGAACTACAGACCCTACCCTGTAGGAACTATGGTATCCCTATCCTCAAGAGTTGTGGGTAAACAGGTTCAAGATATCACTACATACATTGAATGAGAAGTATAGATTTCAACTTATACCCATGCAATCTAATAGGTTCTTCAGGATGTCATATGGACATAACTTGCATGGCTATAATATGCCACTTGGACATGACTTCTTTGGTTGGGTCTACTCccaaacatttgtcaaaaatatggaggctgccattgccacCTTCTTACTCTCAGatctctggcttcaatacttttggTTCTTCACCCATGACAAGTAGACAGATGAGGACCTTTAATAttcctgatctgtatacttgtACAAGGTCTTGAAGTCAGAACAAATTGGAAGCCATAAATTCAGAAGTCCAACCTTGGTTTGGTTCAACCAAGAATCATGACAGTAGAAGGTCCACCATGACTTAGCGAAGGCCTTCTTCATTCTTGAGTCGTGGTGGCTCCGTTGacctttaaataaattgttttctgaAGGCACAAATACTGGAAAATTTGATTAAGTGCCATAACATGACATAGAAGGAATGTCACGACTGTCCAATAAGAAGCCTTAAGGGTGCTGCCAGATACAAGTCACATCTAAGTTGCCGACAGCTCAGAAGTTGGATGAACTTTTCACCGTCTTGAAGCTCCCTCTCCATTATCTGTCGCTGATCTCATTTCCAGTTGGTGAGTCACAACTGTGTGAAAGTTACAATGTGAGGGTTGCAAGTAATTATTTATCAAGTCAACCCCAGGGGAAGTCAATTCTCCAGCTCGGCGCATTCCAGAGGCCTCGGCAGAAGCTCCAAGTCACAGCTTTGTGGTTTCCGGAGGCATCACATGAAGTAAGAACTCATTATTGCCAAGTCTCTCAAGTCTTCATTTGCCAGAGAGCCTGAGGGAAGAAAAATGAGGTCATTAGTTGTGTGAGCAAACCGCATACCACTAAAATTGAACTTTCAAATCGTCCGTGTCCAGGAATTGTTACTTTTTAGGCTCCATCGCACCATATTGTGCGTCATAACACGCTTTGTGGTAAAGCAGTATATGCACCACAAGGGATCAGTcaccccaccccccaccccatgTGTCCAGCTCTAGAGATTGGTTGTGGGGACCCCAATGGGCAATCGGAAGGTTCCAATGAGCACAACTTGAGAAAATTAATTTCCCTTAATTTGATCAGATTTTGTTGAACATGTGATCCCTTTATTGAAACAATTGTTAAATTGAACGCTATGGACGACATTAGGAAATCAGCCAGGTGGCAGGAGAGCCGACTATTACAAACAAACCAATTTGTGGAAATGGCAAAGGGTAATGGGAATGCCCAATAtgctgtaacccatagcaactagCTTGCTAATTTTTTAATCCAGACTTATTTTAATATTCCACTGGCTAAAGAAGTATTTAGGGAGATTATAAATACATACACTATTAAAAATTCAAGaaacaaattcaaaataaaatattataggaaATTTGCATCTGTCAATCATTCATAACCACGCCTACTTTAAGTAACTTAAACACCTTGCTCCGCCCTCAATAGCTCACCTCTGCTGCGAGACCCCGCCCTCCTCTTCTTGCACAGCTTCTTTAGCCACTTGAAGGGACCCTTCACCACCACGTCACTTTCTTCCCCCTCCTCGTCGCTGGGTAACGGAGAAGGCGCGCGGCAGAATGGGCACGTGACCTCTCCTCCCCGAGCCTCCAGGTGTTCCAAGCAGTCTGAGCACACCACGTGACGGCAGGCGGCCAACGGGCGCGGCTTCCTTTCCTGGCTGTAGTCAAGGTAACAGATGCCACATTCCTCCATGTCAGCTGTGGGTAGAGGTGACGTCACCATAGTTTACTCCTCAACTTTCCGTAGATAGGCGAATGAATGAGAACGCGTGGAACGCTGAGGAGTTTTATAGGGCAGCATTGCCACGCCTGCTCCGGAAACTGGTGACCTCACATGAATGGGGAGCCAATGAGAGCTGTGGGGCGTGGAAAGCAGAGGAGCGGTAGCCAGGTGGTTGAGTGTGTGACTCATGCGCAGAGAATTCGCTGTTTACTCGGCTTGTAATTGTTTTCACGAGCTGATAAGAATTCATTTacagtaattttattatattcacattATACTCTTCTTATCAGAGGCTGAGTGTTACAGTAATAGGAGTTCAATAGCTCCAGCAACAATATATCAGCCTGGTATTGTCATATATTACTGGTAATCAGAGGGCGAGGTACAGAAATGGGAGGCTAGACACTGTGCTAATATTATatcatcttattattattatattatcatatatgaGGCTAGACACTGTGCTAATGTTATATaatcctattattattgttatattattatattacaggaTTTATATCAATAAAAGATGTGTGACACTGTGCTAATATTATatcatcttattattattatattatcatatatgaGGCTAGACACTGTGCTAATATTATATCATCCTATTattataccattatattatattatcaggATTTATATCGATAAAGGATGTGTGATGCTGTGCTAATAATATATCATCttattattatatcatcataTATGAGGCTAGACACTGTGCTAATAATATAtcatctcattattattattattatattatcagcATTTAAATCGATAAAGGATGTCTGACACTGTGCTAATAATATAtcctctttttattattatatcgtTATGCTAGCAGGTTTAAATCAATAAAGGATGTCTAACACTGTGCTAATATAATATATCATCTATCACGGTCATATATCACGGGCTATATGAGCCCGTGAAACCTGACATTGTGCTGTCACTACATTATCACCTAATACTATTTCTCAGAATATGTAGGCCTTATATGGTTCTAGAaggcattatattatatatatattgtgctaaAATTACATCATTTTCTTAATCTTACTATAACATAGCAATATCGGGGTATATATGACTCTGTGAGTCCTGACATTTTGCAAAGTTTACATATTAATCCTATTATTACAATCGCAGAGTATATTTGGGATCTGTATGTCTATATGTGGTCTGGCACTGTGCTGACATTTCATAATCTTTCTTTTATTACTTCTAGCACATAGTATTATCAGGAGCTGTATGATTCAATGACACCTGACATTGTGCTGGCATTACATTATCACAAGTTTTACTACCACATTGGGCACTATGATTTAGATCTATATCCCTATATTAAGTCTGGTATTGTGCTCACATTACATTACTCTCTTTTTAGTATTATTACATGTattgtattatagtattattTGAATGTGTCAGTCCTGACATTATGCTGACATTACAAATAATTCTATTACAATCACAGTATAATTGGAGTCTGTATGTCTATATGAGGTCTGGCACTGTGCTGACATTTCATAATCTTTCTATCAATACTTCTAGCAGATAGTATTATCAGGGGCTGTATGGTGGTTCTATTAAACCTGGCATTGTGCTGGCGTTACATTATCACAAGTTTTTACTATCACATAGGGTACCATGATCTGGATCTATATCCCTCTGTGAGGTCTGGTATTGTGCTGACGTTACATCAgctctgtgtatcataaacaatgtTTACCATCCATGTCCCACAACCAGTGGTGTCAGTGTCCGTCAACCACAGGGTCACGATCCTACGCCACAGTAAACTCGTTGCATTTTCATCATTGGTGTTCACTCTTCAGAGACCCTACCACTGGATGGCTGTCCAAAAGTCTCCTGGGTGAATTTGAAATGGTcctccaaatgcacagcattccagcttcaTGCACCCCTCCCTGTCAGATAGGTTTCTGGGGTAGGTGGAAACTGTAGGCGATTGCCCATTACCCCTTTAGTCTTCCATCTGCCAATACTGGGTGTCATTCAGCCATAAAGACTGGGGACATCTTCTGGCCAAGAAGAGGTATTGCAAGTGGTGCACTCCAAAATGAAGCAAATTTTGGATACATCCAGAGCGAAAAAAAGGACGACATGGGTTTTAAGTAAAATGCAACACAAACCATAAAGAGACCATTTCCTTTTTTGCAGTGTGTTAACAAATCTTAACCAGACCCACAAAGCTATTNNNNNNNNNNNNNNNNNNNNNNNNNNNNNNNNNNNNNNNNNNNNNNNNNNNNNNNNNNNNNNNNNNNNNNNNNNNNNNNNNNNNNNNNNNNNNNNNNNNNNNNNNNNNNNNNNNNNNNNNNNNNNNNNNNNNNNNNNNNNNNNNNNNNNNNNNNNNNNNNNNNNNNNNNNNNNNNNNNNNNNNNNNNNNNNNNNNNNNNNNNNNNNNNNNNNNNNNNNNNNNNNNNNNNNNNNNNNNNNNNNNNNNNNNNNNNNNNNNNNNNNNNNNNNNNNNNNNNNNNNNNNNNNNNNNNNNNNNNNNNNNNNNNNNNNNNNNNNNNNNNNNNNNNNNNNNNNNNNNNNNNNNNNNNNNNNNNNNNNNNNNNNNNNNNNNNNNNNNNNNNNNNNNNNNNNNNNNNNNNNNNNNNNNNNNNNNNNNNNNNNNNNNNNNNNNNNNNNNNNNNNNNNNNNNNNNNNNNNNNNNNNNNNNNNNNNNNNNNNNNNNNNNNNNNNNNNNNNNNNNNNNNNNNNNNNNNNNNNNNNNNNNNNNNNNNNNNNNNNNNNNNNNNNNNNNNNNNNNNNNNNNNNNNNNNNNNNNNNNNNNNNNNNNNNNACTTACCTTAGGCCTGGGCGATGACACGTCCCAATATAAGCAATGATCTGACAATAGTACTATGACAATGGTATCAACGCCTTCTGTTCCTAAACAGCCTTTCAACAATGAAGATGGGTAAAACCAGGTCTGCCATCAGAAAGTTCTAGGCCCCTACTTAGCTAAACTTCCTAGGGTCCCCTCTACTATATATAATAGTTCCAGCATTGAAAAACTCAAggggctcaatttataaattaATCCCTTTTCTATTGGCTCATgaaatttgtttctttcctattcgTTTCctgttgtgacagctgtgcacttttgatgattggccactaggtgacaGAACTAGTTATTGTTTAAAGAGGAGACCTACAGTGAGATTGAACTGtctgtcagcgaatttcagaggaattgactgggggaataatttagaAATAGAGCCCAAGCTCTATGATCTGGgtctggtacagaagtaccccttgtccccctgatggtggccctggttCCTTCCACCTCCAATATCCAGCCATGAAGATGACAGAGGGCCCCTTTAGAGATAGCTGGTAAACAGcagtaaaaagattaaaaaaaaaaaatcaattgaatcTGCATTCACTCTTTCCAAGTTCACATAGAGTGAATACTAGcgtgaaaacaaacaaaatgctgaatttcaggaaatgtaatttttttcatcttGGGCAAATTTTACTTATTTGGTTGAATGCTCACCAAAGAAATTCACTTGCACTTTGGTTGGTTCTTATACTTTGACCTGGGCCCCCAAAAGCTGTGGGGCATAACACTGGAGGGCTGATTTGTTATTAAAGCAGCATACCTATGGGCTCATACAAACTATATCAGCCCATTCATGCATTCATTTCCTGTTCACCCCCCCTATGTAAACTGCAGGAATCTATTAAACTGGCTGAAGTAAAAAAGAGATTTCGCTTCTCTGTGCTGCATTTCTTGTCCATATTAAGGAAATTTTAAGCCCATAGGAAATAAAGACAATGCATATACATGCCATGTACATACTTCCCAATACTGACATAGGTGTTTGGAGAATCATGTTGTGTCTTTAAAAATTGGGCTGATTagtattacaacaaaaaaaataNNNNNNNNNNNNNNNNNNNNNNNNNNNNNNNNNNNNNNNNNNNNNNNNNNNNNNNNNNNNNNNNNNNNNNNNNNNNNNNNNNNNNNNNNNNNNNNNNNNNNNNNNNNNNNNNNNNNNNNNNNNNNNNNNNNNNNNNNNNNNNNNNNNNNNNNNNNNNNNNNNNNNNNNNNNNNNNNNNNNNNNNNNNNNNNNNNNNNNNNNNNNNNNNNNNNNNNNNNNNNNNNNNNNNNNNNNNNNNNNNNNNNNNNNNNNNNNNNNNNNNNNNNNNNNNNNNNNNNNNNNNNNNNNNNNNNNNNNNNNNNNNNNNNNNNNNNNNNNNNNNNNNNNNNNNNNNNNNNNNNNNNNNNNNNNNNNNNNNNNNNNNNNNNNNNNNNNNNNNNNNNNNNNNNNNNNNNNNNNNNNNNNNNNNNNNNNNNNNNNNNNNNNNNNNNNNNNNNNNNNNNNNNNNNNNNNNNNNNNNNNNNNNNNNNNNNNNNNNNNNNNNNNNNNNNNNNNNNNNNNNNNNNNNNNNNNNNNNNNNNNNNNNNNNNNNNNNNNNNNNNNNNNNNNNNNNNNNNNNNNNNNNNNNNNNNNNNNNNNNNNNNNNNNNNNNNNNNNNNNNNNNNNNNNNNNNNNNNNNNNNNNNNNNNNNNNNNNNNNNNNNNNNNNNNNNNNNNNNNNNNNNNNNNNNNNNNNNNNNNNNNNNNNNNNNNNNNNNNNNNNNNNNNNNNNNNNNNNNNNNNNNNNNNNNNNNNNNNNNNNNNNNNNNNNNNNNNNNNNNNNNNNNNNNNNNNNNNNNNNNNNNNNNNNNNNNNNNNNNNNNNNNNNNNNNNNNNNNNNNNNNNNNNNNNNNNNNNNNNNNNNNNNNNNNNNNNNNNNNNNNNNNNNNNNNNNNNNNNNNNNNNNNNNNNNNNNNNNNNNNNNNNNNNNNNNNNNNNNNNNNNNNNNNNNNNNNNNNNNNNNNNNNNNNNNNNNNNNNNNNNNNNNNNNNNNNNNNNNNNNNNNNNNNNNNNNNNNNNNNNNNNNNNNNNNNNNNNNNNNNNNNNNNNNNNNNNNNNNNNNNNNNNNNNNNNNNNNNNNNNNNNNNNNNNNNNNNNNNNNNNNNNNNNNNNNNNNNNNNNNNNNNNNNNNNNNNNNNNNNNNNNNNNNNNNNNNNNNNNNNNNNNNNNNNNNNNNNNNNNNNNNNNNNNNNNNNNNNNNNNNNNNNNNNNNNNNNNNNNNNNNNNNNNNNNNNNNNNNNNNNNNNNNNNNNNNNNNNNNNNNNNNNNNNNNNNNNNNNNNNNNNNNNNNNNNNNNNNNNNNNNNNNNNNNNNNNNNNNNNNNNNNNNNNNNNNNNNNNNNNNNNNNNNNNNNNNNNNNNNNNNNNNNNNNNNNNNNNNNNNNNNNNNNNNNNNNNNNNNNNNNNNNNNNNNNNNNNNNNNNNNNNNNNNNNNNNNNNNNNNNNNNNNNNNNNNNNNNNNNNNNNNNNNNNNNNNNNNNNNNNNNNNNNNNNNNNNNNNNNNNNNNNNNNNNNNNNNNNNNNNNNNNNNNNNNNNNNNNNNNNNNNNNNNNNNNNNNNNNNNNNNNNNNNNNNNNNNNNNNNNNNNNNNNNNNNNNNNNNNNNNNNNNNNNNNNNNNNNNNNNNNNNNNNNNNNNNNNNNNNNNNNNNNNNNNNNNNNNNNNNNNNNNNNNNNNNNNNNNNNNNNNNNNNNNNNNNNNNNNNNNNNNNNNNNNNNNNNNNNNNNNNNNNNNNNNNNNNNNNNNNNNNNNNNNNNNNNNNNNNNNNNNNNNNNNNNNNNNNNNNNNNNNNNNNNNNNNNNNNNNNNNNNNNNNNNNNNNNNNNNNNNNNNNNNNNNNNNNNNNNNNNNNNNNNNNNNNNNNNNNNNNNNNNNNNNNNNNNNNNNNNNNNNNNNNNNNNNNNNNNNNNNNNNNNNNNNNNNNNNNNNNNNNNNNNNNNNNNNNNNNNNNNNNNNNNNNNNNNNNNNNNNNNNNNNNNNNNNNNNNNNNNNNNNNNNNNNNNNNNNNNNNNNNNNNNNNNNNNNNNNNNNNNNNNNNNNNNNNNNNNNNNNNNNNNNNNNNNNNNNNNNNNNNNNNNNNNNNNNNNNNNNNNNNNNNNNNNNNNNNNNNNNNNNNNNNNNNNNNNNNNNNNNNNNNNNNNNNNNNNNNNNNNNNNNNNNNNNNNNNNNNNNNNNNNNNNNNNNNNNNNNNNNNNNNNNNNNNNNNNNNNNNNNNNNNNNNNNNNNNNNNNNNNNNNNNNNNNNNNNNNNNNNNNNNNNNNNNNNNNNNNNNNNNNNNNNNNNNNNNNNNNNNNNNNNNNNNNNNNNNNNNNNNNNNNNNNNNNNNNNNNNNNNNNNNNNNNNNNNNNNNNNNNNNNNNNNNNNNNNNNNNNNNNNNNNNNNNNNNNNNNNNNNNNNNNNNNNNNNNNNNNNNNNNNNNNNNNNNNNNNNNNNNNNNNNNNNNNNNNNNNNNNNNNNNNNNNNNNNNNNNNNNNNNNNNNNNNNNNNNNNNNNNNNNNNNNNNNNNNNNNNNNNNNNNNNNNNNNNNNNNNNNNNNNNNNNNNNNNNNNNNNNNNNNNNNNNNNNNNNNNNNNNNNNNNNNNNNGCACGTGCCAAAACAATTTACAGGAAGAAAGCCACTTGGAAACAAAACAGGGAAAATAATAACCCTTAACGGAACAATAAATTCCAGAAAAGAATCACTCCCCCCCTTACTGCCTAGGGAGCCAAAATATTTATCTGCACTGATGGGAAACGCAGAGGCGAATTGTGCAAAAAACCATGTCCGCCTCGCTGCAGGTTCAAAGCACCCTACAGAGAACCTGTAACAAGCCTGTGTGAACAAACT belongs to Pyxicephalus adspersus chromosome 2, UCB_Pads_2.0, whole genome shotgun sequence and includes:
- the RNF227 gene encoding RING finger protein 227, coding for MVTSPLPTADMEECGICYLDYSQERKPRPLAACRHVVCSDCLEHLEARGGEVTCPFCRAPSPLPSDEEGEESDVVVKGPFKWLKKLCKKRRAGSRSRGSLANEDLRDLAIMSSYFM